In Acidimicrobiales bacterium, the genomic window GCCCGGGTCCCGGGCCAGCAAGGCCAAGGTGGTCGACCTGATCCTCGACCTGGCCGGCGTGACCGAGCCGGGGAGCGACGACGCGTCCACCGCGGCGAGCGACGGATCTGCGGCCGAGTCGACCCCGGTGGAGGCCGCCGAGGCGCCGTCCGCGCGCGCCGAGTCCGACGACGACGGTGACGGGTCCGAGGGCGGCGACGCCTCGGACGACGAGCACTCTGGCGCCGGTGCGGCGCCGAGCGACAACGGCGCCGACCGGCCGAAGGCGAAGGCCAAGGACAAGGAGAAGGGCAAGGCGCAGGGCCAGGACGGCGGCGCCGGCAAGGGCGAGGGCTCGGGCAAGGGTGCAGCCGACCAGGGCCGGGACCACGGCGAGCGTGACGCCCACGACGCCGCAGGCGACGGCAACGAGCGCGACCAGGACCGCGGGCGCGGCCAGCAGGGCGGCGACGAGGTGGACGCAGGCAACCGCCGCCGTCGCCGTCGTGGTCGCAACGACCGCCCGGGGGGCGACGAGCCCTGGCAGGGCGAACCCATCCCGGTCGAGGGCCTGCTCGACCTCCGCGAGGAGGGCTATGGGTTCCTGCGCCTCAACGGCTTCCTCGCGAGCAAGGACGACGTCTACGTCTCGGTGAAGCAGGTCCGCCAGTTCTCGCTCCGCAAGGGCGACGTGGTCAAGGGCGCCAGTCGCCCGGCGAACCGCAACGAGAAGAACCCGGCGCTCCTCCACATCGACGAGGTCAACGGCCAGACCCCCGACGAGGCCCGGGCCCGGCCCCGCTTCGACGATCTCACCGCCCTGTTCCCGGACGACAAGCTCCGGCTCGAGGCACCGAACGACCCGTACAACATGACGGCGCGCATCATCGACCTCATCTCGCCCATCGGGAAGGGCACCCGCGGCCTCATCGTCTCGCCGCCCAAGGCGGGCAAGACCACCGTGATGAAGCAGATCGCCCGGTCCATCGAGACCAACAACCCCGAGGTGCACCTCATCGTCCTGCTCGTCGACGAGCGGCCCGAAGAGGTCACCGACATGCGCCGCTGGGTCAAGAACGGCGAGGTCGCCGCCTCGACGTTCGACCGGCCCACCGAGGAGCACACCCAGGTGGCCGAGCTCACCATCGAGCGGGCCAAGCGCCTCGTCGAGACGGGCAAGGACGTCGTCATCATCCTCGACGGAATCACCCGCCTCGCCCGGGCCTACAACCTGGCGGCGCCCACCAGCGGACGCGTGATGTCCGGCGGTATCGACACCGGGGCCCTGTACCCCCCGAAGAAGTTCTTCGGGGCGGCCCGCAACCTCGAGGAGGGCGGTTCGCTGACCATCCTCGCCACGGCATTGGTCGACACCGGCTCGCGCATGGACGAGGTGATCTTCGAGGAGTTCAAGGGCACCGGGAACATGGAGCTGCGCCTCGACCGGCGTATGGCCGAGCGCCGCATCTATCCCGCGATCGACGTCGACGCCTCGTCCACCCGCCACGAGGAGCTGCTGTTCAAGCCGAAGGAGCTCCAGCAGGTGTGGAAGCTCCGCCGGGTGCTCACGGCCCTCGACGGGGGGAACGGTGCCGGCCTCGAGCTGCTCATCGACCGGATGAAGACGTTCAAGAGCAACGACGCGTTCCTCGACGAGATCGCCAAGGCCGCGTCGGCCGGCTGAGGGTCCGAGGCCCCGGCCGGGTAACATGACCAACCCGCTGAGCGAAGAAGGCTCCGATGAAAGCTGACATCCACCCCGACTACGTGGTCGCCACCGTGACATGTTCCTGTGGCAACACGTTCGAGACCCGCTCCACCAGTGCCGACCTCCGCGTCGAGCTCTGCAGCGAGTGCCACCCCTTCTACACCGGCAAGCAGAAGCTGGTGGACTCGGGTGGCCGCATCGACCGCTTCGAGCGTCGGTACGGGCAGCGCAAGAACAAGCAGGCCTGAGCCTGGCGGCCGGTCGCGGGCCCCGTGCCCGCCGCCGGACGTCCGCTGAACGATGAGCCTCGACCCCGAACGTCGCGCCGCACTGCTGGGCGCCAAGCTCGGCGCGCTCGTGCGCGACACCTGGGGGGAGGCCGAGCGCACTCCCGCCGTCTTCGGCGGCGGCGCCGCGCTCGTCGCCGGCGACACGGGATGGGTGCTCGCCGACGACCAACCCCACCGGGTGTTGGGCGGGGGCCTCGCGTGGGCCCGGAGCCAGGGCGTGGGTGACCTCCACCTGCTCGTGGACGACGAGACGGCCGCCGGCGTGGTCGCGCGTCGAGCCGGGGCCTTCGCCATGCCGCCGACCGTGTGGCGGGTGGAGGGCCGTGCCGTGCACCCCGCGGTGCCGGCGCCCTATCCCGAGCGTGCCCCGGCCCCCGGAGGCGTCGACGACCTCGTCGCCCTCCTCGAGGGCTCGGGCGTCACCGTCGTGGTCGAGCACGGCGTGGTGGCCGGTGAGGTGCTGGGGCTCGAGATCGCCCGGGTCGTGGAGGGCGACGACGGCGAGGCCCGCCTCGAGGTGGGCGTCGGGCGCCACGACCGCGAGGCCTTCGCCATGATCCACGGGGGCCTACCCACCGCAGACGCGCTGGCGGCGGTGGTCGATGCCGTCCTCGCCCAGCGCCGACCCGACGCCTCGCCCCACCCGCTCAACCGCCTCGCCGCCGAGCGATGGCTGCGCGCGCTGGTCATCGAGCGCCCTGAGGTGGCCGGCGCCGTGTCGCTCGCCCCGATCGACCCACCCCGGCCCCGTGACAACGTCAAGGACGCCGCGCCCGCCGCTGCGCTCGGCATGGACGAGGCCGGTGCACCGGTCGTGGTGGTGTGCTCATCGGGCGTCGACCTCGACCTCGTGCCCACCGCGGCCGACGCCCGCCAGTGGCACGCCCCCGAGGCCCGTCTGGTGCTGGTCGTCCCCGAGCGCGACGCCCATCCCGTCACCCGTGCCCTCGCCGCCGCCCTGGTCGAGCCCGCCGACGTGGTCGCCGTCAGCGGGGAGTGGCGCCGGACGCTCGATGACACCCCTGGGGCAACCGGCGGCCCCTGATCGGGCCCCGGCGGTTCCGGCGGGGGTCACGCTGAGCGTTCGGGCAGGCGCCGATACCCGCTACGGCGGCACGATGGATCGCACCGCTCGACCGAGGTGAGTGCCTTCCGAGTCGTCGCCGCACCGACAGCGCAGCATCCCGTTGCGCTGGGCCAGGAGGACCGCTTGGAGCGCGTTCTGGGCGTCGAACGCATCGAGGATGTCCTGGATGTGCCCCCGGCAGGTGCTCATGGTGATCCCCAACCTCCGCGCGATGTGCTTCGGCGTCTCACCCTCTGCGAGCAGTTCGAGCACCTCTTGACGCCGGTCGCTCAAGGGGTGGTCCGCCGACGGATCGGTGGCGGGTTCCTGGATCATCGGTGCGGCTCCGGAGTGGTCGTACGAGATGCCCGCGGTCACCGAGAGTACGAGGCAGGTTGCCGTTCTGGATGCCCGGGCGCGTTGATCGAACGCGGCGGGGCCCCCGTCACCGAGCGGTGACGGGGGCCCCGGAGCTGATCGGACGGGTGCCTCAGCCGCCGAGGCCGCTGAGGAGCCCGCCGCCCTGACCGGCGTCGTCGGAACCGCCGGTGCGGTCGTTGGAGGTGTTGTCGAGGAGATCGTCGACCGTCCCCGTCACGTCGTCCACCGTTCCGGTCACGTCGTCGACGTTGTCGGTGATGACGTCGGTGACGTCGTTGTCGGTGATCGCGTTGGTGACGTCGTTGTCGGTCACGTCGCCACCGGTGACCGACGGGTCGACGGAGGTGGTGTTGCCGCTCACGATGTCTCCACCGATGTCACCGACCTGGTTGTCGCCGTGCTGGTTGGCGACGTCGTCCGCCAGCTGGTTGGCGTTGCCCAGCTGGTTGTCGGTGCCCAGGTCGTTGCCGTTCCCGGCGCGCGTGTCGTTGTCCGTGCCGGTGTGGTTCCCGTTGCCGAGGCGGTTGCCGTTGGCGTTGTCGTCCACGTGCGAGCGGTTGCCGCTCCCGTTGTGGTCGGTGCTCGACTCGGTGCGCTCGGT contains:
- a CDS encoding response regulator transcription factor codes for the protein MIQEPATDPSADHPLSDRRQEVLELLAEGETPKHIARRLGITMSTCRGHIQDILDAFDAQNALQAVLLAQRNGMLRCRCGDDSEGTHLGRAVRSIVPP
- the rho gene encoding transcription termination factor Rho; translated protein: MSVESTDLERTALERKDRDELVTIAEAMGGKPGSRASKAKVVDLILDLAGVTEPGSDDASTAASDGSAAESTPVEAAEAPSARAESDDDGDGSEGGDASDDEHSGAGAAPSDNGADRPKAKAKDKEKGKAQGQDGGAGKGEGSGKGAADQGRDHGERDAHDAAGDGNERDQDRGRGQQGGDEVDAGNRRRRRRGRNDRPGGDEPWQGEPIPVEGLLDLREEGYGFLRLNGFLASKDDVYVSVKQVRQFSLRKGDVVKGASRPANRNEKNPALLHIDEVNGQTPDEARARPRFDDLTALFPDDKLRLEAPNDPYNMTARIIDLISPIGKGTRGLIVSPPKAGKTTVMKQIARSIETNNPEVHLIVLLVDERPEEVTDMRRWVKNGEVAASTFDRPTEEHTQVAELTIERAKRLVETGKDVVIILDGITRLARAYNLAAPTSGRVMSGGIDTGALYPPKKFFGAARNLEEGGSLTILATALVDTGSRMDEVIFEEFKGTGNMELRLDRRMAERRIYPAIDVDASSTRHEELLFKPKELQQVWKLRRVLTALDGGNGAGLELLIDRMKTFKSNDAFLDEIAKAASAG
- the rpmE gene encoding 50S ribosomal protein L31; the encoded protein is MKADIHPDYVVATVTCSCGNTFETRSTSADLRVELCSECHPFYTGKQKLVDSGGRIDRFERRYGQRKNKQA